The Tolypothrix sp. PCC 7712 DNA segment CATATTCATGTGCAATACCGCATCCTGTACTTCTTTCATGGGCAAAATGTGGCGATTCTGGCTCACGCTATCACGAAAGAAGAAGCAGCTGTACCACCAATTGATATTGAACGGGCGAGCGCTCGAAAGCTTTTATTTGAAAAAAACCCAGAAGCTCATACCTATGTAGAGGAGGAAGATAATGGCTTCGACGAATGATGCAATAAAAATAATTGATAAGCTGACTAGCAGAGACCCTGAGCTTGAGGCAATGGTAGCAGAAGCTTCAATTAATGCTCTTGTGGCTCAGTTAATTTATGAAGCTAGAACTTCATCGGGGTTAACACAGAAACAACTGGCTGAACTTATTGGCACAAAACAGCCTGTGATTGCACGGCTGGAAGATGCTGATTACGAGGGACACTCTCTGTCAATGCTCCAAAAAATCGCTCAGGCTCTTAATCAGCGAGTAGTGATTCATTTGACTCCATTGTCACATGAACAAAGCGCATAGTGAAATATAGGTGACAATGCTTTCATCAGCTTAATTTTCTGATGTGAGTTTTTCTAACTCATCCAGAAGCTTTAATATGCGTGTTCTATTCTTCTGAACACTCACTCCTTTATTTTTTTGTAGTCGCTTGCTAATCTCAGCTAATCGTTGAGCTAAAACTCTATCTGGTGTTGTTTCTGTTTCAGGTGTCAGTTCTTTTATTTTCGTCTTGATTTCGCTTAGAGATAAATTTTCAGCAATAGCTATCTTGAGTAAATCAGAACGTAGCTGTTCTGATTTTACTCGTGCAATTGCTTGAGCTTTAGTGTACTCAATCTCGCCCTGCCTCAGTACAGAAAGGATATCGTCAGGAAGATTTAGCAAAGGAATTCGACTAGAGCGGAATGTTCCAGCATTGAAACGTCCTATTTGAGACAATACTGTTTCAATCTGTTCAAGTTGAATCAGAACGTTCTGATTCAATTCAATACCTCTTTGTTTCGCGTTGAAAGACTGGTGCAAAATGGACACCACTTCACTCGGTTCTATTTCTAAGGAAAGCGACAAAATCTCTAGCACTGCCTCAGTTTCTTCCACTGGATTAAGGTCTTCCCGTTGTAAGTTCTCCATCAAGGCTACTTGGAGAGCTTGTTTGTCATCCAATTCATGAGAGACAATCGGGATTTCACCTAATCCAACTTCACGCGCAGCCCGTAGCCGTCGTTCACCAGCTACTAGCTCATACTCCCCATCATGCAGTGGACGAACTAGCAATGGTTCCAAAATGCCATGTTCTCTGACTGACTGCACTAATTGGGCTAACTTCTCCGGGTCGAAGTAGCGACGTGGTTGTTTGAGCGGTAATCGAATCTTTTCAATTGGGGCTGTAGTAGATGATGAGTTAGAAGAGCTACTAAGAAAGGCATCAACCGTATTTAGCTTTGGTGCTACTCGATTAGATTTTCTTGGTGGCATTAAACTTCCTCCAGTTTCTGAGCAATGGCTTCCAGGATTTGGACAGATGGGTGTTTAGGATCATAAACCGCCAAGGGCTGTCTTGCCATCGAAGCATCAGCAAAGCTAATTGTTCTAGGAATGGCCGGAAAAATTGTCGCTATAGGACTCAGTTGTTCATTGATGCCATCAAGAATAACTTTACCTTGGCTAGTACGGCTTTCGTGCATCATAGGCACTACACCAGCAATCGCCAGTCCAGGATTAATACGTTCTCTTACTTGGCGAATAGAGTCTAGCAGTAGTTCCACACCTAAAAAAGCTTTAAAGTGGGTTTGAATTGGTACAAGTACATGAGTAGAAGCTACCAAGCTCAGAATACTAAAAATTCCCAATGTGG contains these protein-coding regions:
- a CDS encoding helix-turn-helix domain-containing protein, coding for MASTNDAIKIIDKLTSRDPELEAMVAEASINALVAQLIYEARTSSGLTQKQLAELIGTKQPVIARLEDADYEGHSLSMLQKIAQALNQRVVIHLTPLSHEQSA
- a CDS encoding ParB/RepB/Spo0J family partition protein — protein: MPPRKSNRVAPKLNTVDAFLSSSSNSSSTTAPIEKIRLPLKQPRRYFDPEKLAQLVQSVREHGILEPLLVRPLHDGEYELVAGERRLRAAREVGLGEIPIVSHELDDKQALQVALMENLQREDLNPVEETEAVLEILSLSLEIEPSEVVSILHQSFNAKQRGIELNQNVLIQLEQIETVLSQIGRFNAGTFRSSRIPLLNLPDDILSVLRQGEIEYTKAQAIARVKSEQLRSDLLKIAIAENLSLSEIKTKIKELTPETETTPDRVLAQRLAEISKRLQKNKGVSVQKNRTRILKLLDELEKLTSEN
- a CDS encoding ParA family protein, producing the protein MSLKIISFFNQAGGTGKTTLTQNLGYQLAQRRHRVLLVDIDPQASLTAFMGLEPFELKQTIADSLLKDAPLPLHQNIHDVDLVPSNILLSAIEVQLHSVIAREWRLKQTLLTVQDSYDFVLIDCPPTLGIFSILSLVASTHVLVPIQTHFKAFLGVELLLDSIRQVRERINPGLAIAGVVPMMHESRTSQGKVILDGINEQLSPIATIFPAIPRTISFADASMARQPLAVYDPKHPSVQILEAIAQKLEEV